TTCCCTTTTATTTTGTAAGGACTCATAAACGACAACCTTTCTTTATTTAGTTATCAGTTATATGCATCTCCTATAAGATTGGAAAGGGCATATGCCTATGACGTAAAGCAATTGGAACGCATTTAATTTGGGAACACCCGATCAGTTTATACCGGAACCCTCAAATTGTTTACATAATATATATTTAGTTAATTAAATACTTCTAACCAGGCCTAATCAGTAGAAACATGAAAAAAGGCTGATACTAGCATTGAGCTAATATCAGCCTTTTTCCTCTTTATTTTATTCAAATTGAAGCCTTTCAATAAACCTCTTTAAAATTTGCGAAGGCTGCTTTCTTTTACGTAGTACCCATCCATAAGAAATTGGTTTTAAATTAGGAATAGTTAATTCAATAGGGACGATTTCTTTTTGGTCATTTATTATATTGTTTGTAAATAGATAATCAAATTTAATCGTAACTCCTAACTCTTGCTTTACGGCATTTTGTATCGCACGTGTGTTATTGGAGATGAAAAGAATATTCAGTTCTCCGTACTGGGAACATAAATCTATTATGCTATTTCGAATACGTTCATCATCATATAAAACCAGAGTTTGATGCATCAATTGTTCAGGCGTGATTGCTTTTTCTATTGCAAGCGGGGAATTCTTATTTACGCCGACAACAATTTTCACCTCTAGTAACTTTTCAAATAAAAAATCAGCATGCTTTTCCCAAAGGAGATCTGATAAGGCAATAAAACCAATATCAATTATCCCGTGCTGAAGATCATCTAATATTTCATTCTGGGCCTTTTCGTATATTTTTATTTTTACCTTCGGATGATCCTTTTTGAATTTTGCAATGATATCAATCAGTACATGCATTGGCCCTGGAATGGATGCAATTTTTAATTCTCCCTTTAAGGTATTGCTGTAGATTTGAGCTTCTTCCTTTAATTCCTTCACTTGCAGCAAAATCTCATGCGCTTTCCGAATAATCATTTTACCTTCAGCGGTTGGAATTGCACCTAAACCCCGCGACCGTGTAAATAGCGTGATCCCAAGTTCACTTTCAAGTAACGAAATGGATTGACTAATCGCAGATAAAGTAACGTGACAATGTTGAGCCGCTTTAGTAAATGAACCCGTTTTTGCCACCTCAACGATGTATTGCAGTTGTTCAAGATTCATAATCCCCCTCCGTTATTAAGTAGTACTTAATTCTTAGTAAGCATATCTAAATTTTAATTAATTATATGCGGTGTTACAATAAATGAAGATATTTCCTTTTTTAAGGAATTTAAACTGAAACGAAAAGGAGGGCTCCTTATATGTGTGGAATTGCAGGATGGGTAGACTGGTCCGTAGATCTTTCAAATCAACAAGAAACGTTAAAAAAAATGACTGACGCTATTATACACCGTGGACCTGATGAAGAAGGATTTTGGTTCTCAGAACATGCAGCGTTTGGTCATCGCCGCCTTATTGTCATTGACCCTGAAGGTGGTCTCCAACCTATGTTGTATAAAAGCGGTAACGGTACGATTGCTCTTACATTTAATGGAGAAATCTACAACTATCAAGAGCTGCGTATTGAACTTGAAGAGAAAGGCCATGTATTTCTAACCAAATCAGATACGGAAGTATTACTTCATGCATACTTAGAGTGGCAAGAAAACTGTGTACAACACTTAAATGGGATATTTGCCTTTGGCATTTGGGATGAGAGATCAAATCAACTCATGCTGGGTCGGGATCATTTAGGTGTAAAACCCCTCTTTTTTGCCCAACGCGGAAGCGCGATTCTCTTTGGTTCTGAAATAAAAGTTTTACTTGCTCATCCGCTTGTAAAAGCAGAAGTAGATATTGAAGGGCTTTCCGAGATATTTTGTCTTGGGCCGATGCGTACGCCTGGTCATGCCGTTTTTAAAGATATACACGAATTACGGGCCGGTTACTATATGCTAGTTACCTCAAATGATGTAAAAACAAAACAATATTGGAAACTGGAGAGCAAAACACATACAGATGATGTAAACACAACTGTTGAAAGGATCCGCGCTCTTTTACAGGATACTGTGAAACGGCAATTAATTGCTGATAAGCCTGTAGTAACTATGCTTTCGGGAGGATTAGATTCAAGTGGTTTAACGGCTCTAGCAGGAAATGAATTTAGAAGTAAAGGTAAGAAGCTCCATACGTATTCCCTTGCTTTTGCCAATGATGAACAAGATTTTGAAGAGGATTTCCTTCGCCGTGACCGTGATGAACCTTGGGTGAAACGTGTAGCTGAACATGTCGGAACAATGCACCATTCTGTTGAAATGGGCCCGGAAATATTAATCGAGAATTTATTAATTCCGATGAGAACTCGTGATCTGCCAGGCGTCGGTGAACTAGAAACTTCTCTTTATCTCCTGTTTAAAGAAATGAAAAAAGAGGCAACTGTAGCTCTTTCAGGGGAATCAGCGGATGAAGTATTTTCAGGATATCCATGGTTCTATCAGGAACAATTTTTAACTGCGGATATTTTCCCATGGAATATAAACCAGTTTTATTATACAGATATTTTATCAGAAGAGATGAAAGCAAAGATAAATCCAAAGCAATATCAACAGCAAAAATTTCAGGAAGCGGTTCGAGAGATTCCTTTTTTACCGGGTGAAAATGAGTTACAAATGAAGCAGCGTCAAATGTCTTATATGTTTATTACACGTTTCTTGCCATTTATGTTAGAACGTAAGGATCGTGCCAGCATGATAACAGGCTTTGAAGTTCGTGTTCCCTACTGTGATTATCGGCTTGTAGAATATCTGTGGAATGTTCCCTTTGAAATGAAGAGTATTGATAAGATTGAAAAAGGTATTTTACGCCGTGTTTTCCAAACTGTACTACCACACGATGTGTGTTACCGCAAAAAGAGTGCATATCCAAGTACAAAAGATCATTCCTATTTACAAGGAATTAGCAAATGGATGCTTCATATATTAAACGATGATACATCTCCTATTCTTCCGCTCATAAATGTAGAAAAAGCACGCGCTATCGCAGAAGGAAGGGATAAAGTTATTTTCGGTAATGAGGCCAAAGGCATAATGGATTACTTGATCCAAGTAAATAGTTGGCTTAAGGAATATAATATTGAGCTTGTATTCTCGGAAAACTATGCAACGGATATCAGGTCTTGTTCTTAAAATAATAGCAAAAAGCCGATGACCTGACAAAAGGCATCGGCTTCTTGATTCAATATATTTCTGTTTTCACTTTTCCAATTTAACGGCATGAGTTTTTAATCCGACTTCGAACATGCGGCTCCACGGCATATAACAATCGTCAATTTTCACTTCGTATTCCCCGTCGTTAATATGGAGCTCAATAAAATCATTCAGCAGTACTTTCACCCTCCCGGCAACCTTCCCTCTGGGTCCGTCAATGGAGAAATAAGTAAACCCGGATCCCAGATGGGGCAGTTCGTTTTTGCACATGTAAGTACGGACAAACGAACAATAACCGGCATCTTCTACATAACGAAGGGAGAGGAAATCGAGATGTGATTGTGTATTCCCGTACACACTGTATAGCATTCCTTGAGCAATACACGTTCCTAACGTATTGGAGCTCGTGTTCCAACCCGCATAGGCAGCCAGTTTGAACAACAGCTTTTTGTCCCGCAGCAGCTGAAGCAATTCCAGGTCGCCCCCGTTGATAAAGGCTACATCCGCAATCATACAAGGCTTTTTCAAGTAATGAACGATATAATCTGCTGTCTCTACCAATTCTATGATCGTACGGAAGACGTTATAGCCGATGCCCCGGTCGTTTTGGGCACAAGCCTCCATCATCCTATCACCTGGTGTATTCACACAAAGTACCAGATCTGCTTCTGTGCAAGAGGTACATAGGAGGCCACCGGCAGCCATAACCTGATATTTGATCGTTTCAAGCAGAGCCCTATCCTCGTATGTTGGCGTGATAAACGGGCCCTCAATACTTGAGAAACGCGGATAGATCAGTGGTTTTCTGCCTAAATATTGGTTGATCATTCTTGCCAATAACGTGCAGCCGATTTCGTCTGCTCCCGGATACATATATACACAGAGCTGTAAACCTAACGCTTCAATATATTCCCGCACATATTGCTGATCTATTGCCGTTAAGCCATAAGGAGCGGAATCATCCTGCGGGATGATCATGAAATCAATCATGTTTCCTTGTACCAGTTCGATCGCCTGTTTGTTCATTTCTCTGTTCACGCTTCGCCGGTTTTTATAATCCTTCACAACCGCTTCCGGCAAGACCGCTTCGATGGCTTGGAGTTCTTTGCGTTCCTCCTCTGTGGCTATGCCGATTTCAATCTTATGGCGGATGAAACCTTGTCTGAATATCTCCCTCCCCCACTGTTCGTAATAATCCGGCTCCTCATCATGACTGGAATAACTGGGGCAGCGCATGATCAGATGAAAAGCATAAATCTGAAGCTGCGGATTGAGCTCTTTCAACTTACGAATCCGCTGTAACCGGTTATTGCATTCTTCTATTGTCATCTCATGCAGACGTGAAGGGACAATCCCTCCATAAATAAGCGTATCCAGGGAAAGAATGGCCCCATCGGCATCTTTCACGTGCTCAAACAGCCATTCCCATATTCTTTCAGCTTCACCCGGTTCCTTTTTTAACCCCATTAATTCTCTCCCGGGTCTTTCCAGAGAGAATGCGCTTCCTGATGATAAAAAGTTCGGGAAATCGTAATTGCAAGGACGTTCATCCAAAGGGACGTACAAGATCTTCTTTTTCCTCATGTTATATCCTCTTTCCCTTTAACTTACGGATAGACCGTATAAACCGGCCAATCGGGCCTATGAAGTATAGCGCTGGATAAAAGCTACAGCTTTCCGGATATCGGTTTCGGGCTGGTCTCCGACTTCACGCTCAATTGTAAGGTATCCTTTATAACCTATGTCTTGAAGAACATTGAAGTATGCATCAAAGTCAACTTTGCCTTCTCCAAGCGGGACTTCCCGGAATACTTTTCCTGATGAAACCATTTCCGCTATCTTGCCGTGGTCCATTGGTTCATAACCTAAAAATCCATAAACTTCTCGCGGATCTACTTCTTTATAACGGACTCCATCCTTCACATGAGTATGGACAATATACTCCTGCAGAGTAATTACTCCTTGAACCGGATCATCACCGGTTACCATTACCATATTCGCCGGATCAAAATTAACGGATACTCCCTTACCGCTTAGTGTATTTAAAAAGTTTTTAAGATGTTCCGCCGGTTCCGGACCTGTTTCAATAGCGAAAAAAGCTCCCATGCTGTTCGCATATTGGCTTAACTCTTCACATGCCCGCTGCATTTCTTCATATACTGGGTTATCCTCGGAAGGTATGATTCCAATATGGGTCGTTACTATATTTGTACCCAATTCAACGGCCAGATCCAGGATACGTTTTGACTTTTCTATTTTATATTTATTTTGTTGTTTATCTTGAAAACCATGTCCGCCCAAATCACCGCAGAGTGCCGAAATCTCCAATCCCAATGATTCAATGAAGGCTTTTAATTCTTTTCTTGCTCCGGAAGAAAGCTGATCCGGATCCATTTCGCCGGAGACGGCATAGATTTGCACACCGTCTGCTCCCACTTCCCTTGCCTTTTTTAACCCCTCTCTTAGAGGAAGATGAAAACTGTCCACAATAATACCAATCGGATTTTGAAGAAGACTCATTTTGCTTCCCCCTAAAAATGAATTTCTTTGCCTTTTTTGTTGGATTCGTAAATACCGCAAAGTATTTTCATCATTTCCAAGCCGTCCTCTACCGGACTGATAGTGGAAACCCGTCCCTGGCAGCTGTCAAATGAAATGATCAATTTGATTTTGAAACCCGTTTTCAAAATCAAAGGTTAAATAGTCGATTTGCGGTTCGATATTTAATATCGTGTCATACTTCTCGCTGACCAGCATTAATTTGGGCTCCAGTTCGGCTCCGCCTTTATCCCCATACACCCGGATAAATAGTTCATCCTCTTTGGCATGAATCGGAAAACCAGCCGCCCGGATTGCCAAGACGTCTTAAGCATGTCGCTTTCGCAAAATAGATGTCCCCAAGGTCTCCTTCATCAATAAAATTCTTCAAAACCTTCATATTCGTTCCCAGCCTGCGGACATAACCAACTTGAAGAATTTTACCGCTTTTGTGCACAGCTTCTTCTACTTTCAGGGCTTCCTCCACTGTTTTGCATAATGGCTTTTCACACAACACATGCTTCCCGGCCTCCAAAGCAGTGATGCTGATAGGGGCATGGCTGTTATTCCAGGTGCAAATGCTTACCGCATCTATTCCAAGGATCGGAGAGCAGTTCCTTATAATCGGTATATATCCTTTCCGCACCATATTTGGCTGCTTTTTGTTTCGCCCGTTCTTCGTTCAAGTCACAGACAGCTGCCAGTTCGACTTCCTTATTGTTATCGTAGGCATTGAGGTGCATTTCCGATATGGATCCCGCTCCGATAACGCCAACTTTGATTTTACCCATCCCGGTTTCCTCCTTATGTTAGACCTATTAAAACCTCCCCCAGCTATACGTCATACCAGATTCGGCGGACGTTTGCAAGACCGATTTTTGTCCCCTTCCTGCAATCCTCAAGACCCTCAAATTCGATTGAGATATATCCGTTATAGCCGGAAGCTTTGATTACGCGAAGAATTTCCCTCAGGTCCAGGTCACCATGACCGGCAATCGCTCCTCTCAAGAAGTTCCCGTTTGCCGTTTGAAACCAGACTTCACCTGGATTTTGATAAGACGGCCGCAGATAGAAGTCTTTGACATGAACCATTGAAGCGGTAGCTATATTTTTCTGAACCGCCGCCACCGGGTTTTCATCTACACACATAAAGTTGCCCACGTCTAGTGTTGTTTTAAAATTATCCCGGTCTACCGAATGAACTAAACGCTGCACACGATCGCTCGCCTGAATATAAAACCCGTGATTTTCCACGCTCGTGGTGATTCCGAATCCGCTTGCATAATCGGCTATTCTTCTGCAGGCATCTGCAACCTTCAATAGATCCGCTTCAAAATGATGAATGCTGGTTTCCGGAATCGGCCTGGAAGCCGCATCATGGCGCATCAGTTTTATCTCCATCCGGTGAGCTTCATCAACATGTCTCATTACACGTTGAATTTCCGCTTCATAAGCTTCCTCACATTCCGTAAGGAAATTGGCACCGATTGCATAATTGGACAATTCAATGCTGTTGTCCTCCGCTCTTTGACGGATTTGATCCGAAAGCTCAGGCTGCTCCGTCAGATCGAAATCAAGCGGGACTATCTCCGCATGCTCACCTCCATTAGCCGCAATCCAATCAAGAATATCCAATATGGTCAGGCCTTCATTTTGCGAAGCCTGATACAGGCTGTAGGAGCTTACTCCTAATTTCATACAGGTACCTCTCTTTCACTTTTTGTTCCACGACCCATCAAGTCCCTATAGGGTTTTATGCAAATTGCCGGTAAATTATTTCATACCCGTTATAGAAATTTCCTTATTTAACTCCATCTGAACGTAAATCGGAATCATGGTCACTTAAGCACACAAGCATCCCCTCAACGTATTGAGAACGCTTTCTAATTATAGTAAAAATATGGATTTCTCCTCGCAAGGCAGGTAGCTTTCTACTTACCACATAGGAAGCGTTATCTTTTTCTATATTTGGAGAAAAAATCCTTCTATTGATTATTTAATGAGAAAATTTTTCCAATGTCAACCCTTTAAGCCCAATAGCTTTCTTGCAGCAATCATGACAAAAAGTTTCACTCCTGTTTGGAAGGCTTCTTCATCAACCGTAAATTTGGGGTGATGATTCATATATAAAGCATCCGCTGTTTCGTCTTTGGCACCCAACCCCACAAAAACACCTGCCAGTTTATCCGTATAAGCAGAGAAATCTTCACTGTGGTGATTTGGTGGATGGCAAACTGCCCGGAAAGTCCTTACGCCGGATAACAAACAAATCTTGTGTAACGGACAGCAACCAACCACCATCAATATTATATAAAAGAAAAATCTACATTTCACAAAGATATACGGATTCCGAATAATAGCGCAAGTTTTTTCCCCATTGCTCGTGTAATCTATCCCAATCCTCCTGCTGAGGTACAGGAGATGTAAGCAGATGCAAGGGAATATTTAAATTCAGCAGACGGCCGTTTACTATAAAACGAGTAACACCGGAAGGAATGGCCTTTCCAAGAGCAACCATATCGTGTATTTGCTTCAAATCATATGCAGGATAATGAAGCATGACATGACCCGGATCAGGTAAGATTTCTTCAGATTGCATTACCCGTTTCACGTTGTAGACTTCACTGTACATACCTACAATTTTGTGCCAGACATCCAGTGGGGATTCACTGATAGAGGGTATCTGGTCATTCAGGTAGAGATAGTTCTTCTCTCCAATACTATTGATCAAAACCGCGATAGGACATGCTTCTTTTTGCTCCTCCGTCCAGATAAGCGTATGGTCTTGACGCAAACTTTCCAGCCAATTCCCTTCAGGTACAAGGTGGCTCCAATATTCTATCTTTAATTCTTTTGGGTCTACAACTTGAATTGGAATTCTTCGGCAGCCTAATGTTTTCAAGGCACTGGTTCTATGAGTTCCATCAATTATCAGATAACGATTATCTATTTTAATGGCCAATACCGAATTCTTGATGAAACCATCATCTTGAATGGTCTGTACAGTTTTTGTCAAGCGTTTGGGTTCGCACTTCTCGTGCACATCAATGAATTCTATATCTACCAGTTCTAAGTTGGATAATACATTGACCATGTTTTTCTTTCACTCCTATTCAGAGAGGATCTGCGAAAAGCGAACTTCCGGCCATCAAAGACCTGACTTTTTTACTCAGGTAACGTTATTCCTATCCCTTGATCTAAAGCTTTACGATAGTAATAAGTGGCAGTCGCCAAATCAAAAATGGACATTCCCATTGGGTTAAAAATGACCGCTTCGCTAGTCTGATTCTTCGAGAAATCCTCAAAACATACAATGTCCGCAATGGACTTAGTATCTTCTTTTTGCAGCCCCTTCTGCAAATGCATGTTCTCGATGTCCGTATTCTCACGGCATACTTCATCCCAATCATCTACATATATGGCATTGGTGTACTCAAGAATTGACGGTTTAAAATCACGCAATGACACATTTAACAGTAACGCTCCATCCTTGGGCTTCTTGTCAATGTAGCCATTACTAGAAACTGTGCAAGTAATAAATAAATCCGAATCAAGGTAAGCCTCTTCCCAGCTTTTTGCAATAACCGTTCTTTCTTTAATGTCCTCCGGAATAAACTCACTCTGTATTCCCTTGATATCAAACAGATAAATTTTATTTATTCTATCTCCCAGCAAGTTATGTACCATCTGAAGATGTAAACGGCCTATAGGTCCA
This Paenibacillus larvae subsp. larvae DNA region includes the following protein-coding sequences:
- a CDS encoding sugar phosphate isomerase/epimerase family protein, coding for MKLGVSSYSLYQASQNEGLTILDILDWIAANGGEHAEIVPLDFDLTEQPELSDQIRQRAEDNSIELSNYAIGANFLTECEEAYEAEIQRVMRHVDEAHRMEIKLMRHDAASRPIPETSIHHFEADLLKVADACRRIADYASGFGITTSVENHGFYIQASDRVQRLVHSVDRDNFKTTLDVGNFMCVDENPVAAVQKNIATASMVHVKDFYLRPSYQNPGEVWFQTANGNFLRGAIAGHGDLDLREILRVIKASGYNGYISIEFEGLEDCRKGTKIGLANVRRIWYDV
- the sbnB gene encoding 2,3-diaminopropionate biosynthesis protein SbnB; the encoded protein is MLYLNTKDIQQMGIDWEQTIAYIEQAVNSFHEEDYAQPIKPYLRFRDPAIRIIAMPSFIGGDINAAGIKWISSFPKNPQIGIQRAHSVTILNETETGKPSAFINTALVSGIRTASVSGLVIQYFEKTRNRHNMTVGIVGFGPIGRLHLQMVHNLLGDRINKIYLFDIKGIQSEFIPEDIKERTVIAKSWEEAYLDSDLFITCTVSSNGYIDKKPKDGALLLNVSLRDFKPSILEYTNAIYVDDWDEVCRENTDIENMHLQKGLQKEDTKSIADIVCFEDFSKNQTSEAVIFNPMGMSIFDLATATYYYRKALDQGIGITLPE
- a CDS encoding LysR family transcriptional regulator, which encodes MNLEQLQYIVEVAKTGSFTKAAQHCHVTLSAISQSISLLESELGITLFTRSRGLGAIPTAEGKMIIRKAHEILLQVKELKEEAQIYSNTLKGELKIASIPGPMHVLIDIIAKFKKDHPKVKIKIYEKAQNEILDDLQHGIIDIGFIALSDLLWEKHADFLFEKLLEVKIVVGVNKNSPLAIEKAITPEQLMHQTLVLYDDERIRNSIIDLCSQYGELNILFISNNTRAIQNAVKQELGVTIKFDYLFTNNIINDQKEIVPIELTIPNLKPISYGWVLRKRKQPSQILKRFIERLQFE
- a CDS encoding ParB N-terminal domain-containing protein, yielding MVNVLSNLELVDIEFIDVHEKCEPKRLTKTVQTIQDDGFIKNSVLAIKIDNRYLIIDGTHRTSALKTLGCRRIPIQVVDPKELKIEYWSHLVPEGNWLESLRQDHTLIWTEEQKEACPIAVLINSIGEKNYLYLNDQIPSISESPLDVWHKIVGMYSEVYNVKRVMQSEEILPDPGHVMLHYPAYDLKQIHDMVALGKAIPSGVTRFIVNGRLLNLNIPLHLLTSPVPQQEDWDRLHEQWGKNLRYYSESVYLCEM
- a CDS encoding DUF4127 family protein; the encoded protein is MRKKKILYVPLDERPCNYDFPNFLSSGSAFSLERPGRELMGLKKEPGEAERIWEWLFEHVKDADGAILSLDTLIYGGIVPSRLHEMTIEECNNRLQRIRKLKELNPQLQIYAFHLIMRCPSYSSHDEEPDYYEQWGREIFRQGFIRHKIEIGIATEEERKELQAIEAVLPEAVVKDYKNRRSVNREMNKQAIELVQGNMIDFMIIPQDDSAPYGLTAIDQQYVREYIEALGLQLCVYMYPGADEIGCTLLARMINQYLGRKPLIYPRFSSIEGPFITPTYEDRALLETIKYQVMAAGGLLCTSCTEADLVLCVNTPGDRMMEACAQNDRGIGYNVFRTIIELVETADYIVHYLKKPCMIADVAFINGGDLELLQLLRDKKLLFKLAAYAGWNTSSNTLGTCIAQGMLYSVYGNTQSHLDFLSLRYVEDAGYCSFVRTYMCKNELPHLGSGFTYFSIDGPRGKVAGRVKVLLNDFIELHINDGEYEVKIDDCYMPWSRMFEVGLKTHAVKLEK
- a CDS encoding amidohydrolase, which encodes MGLGAKDETADALYMNHHPKFTVDEEAFQTGVKLFVMIAARKLLGLKG
- the asnB gene encoding asparagine synthase (glutamine-hydrolyzing), producing the protein MCGIAGWVDWSVDLSNQQETLKKMTDAIIHRGPDEEGFWFSEHAAFGHRRLIVIDPEGGLQPMLYKSGNGTIALTFNGEIYNYQELRIELEEKGHVFLTKSDTEVLLHAYLEWQENCVQHLNGIFAFGIWDERSNQLMLGRDHLGVKPLFFAQRGSAILFGSEIKVLLAHPLVKAEVDIEGLSEIFCLGPMRTPGHAVFKDIHELRAGYYMLVTSNDVKTKQYWKLESKTHTDDVNTTVERIRALLQDTVKRQLIADKPVVTMLSGGLDSSGLTALAGNEFRSKGKKLHTYSLAFANDEQDFEEDFLRRDRDEPWVKRVAEHVGTMHHSVEMGPEILIENLLIPMRTRDLPGVGELETSLYLLFKEMKKEATVALSGESADEVFSGYPWFYQEQFLTADIFPWNINQFYYTDILSEEMKAKINPKQYQQQKFQEAVREIPFLPGENELQMKQRQMSYMFITRFLPFMLERKDRASMITGFEVRVPYCDYRLVEYLWNVPFEMKSIDKIEKGILRRVFQTVLPHDVCYRKKSAYPSTKDHSYLQGISKWMLHILNDDTSPILPLINVEKARAIAEGRDKVIFGNEAKGIMDYLIQVNSWLKEYNIELVFSENYATDIRSCS
- a CDS encoding sugar phosphate isomerase/epimerase family protein, producing the protein MSLLQNPIGIIVDSFHLPLREGLKKAREVGADGVQIYAVSGEMDPDQLSSGARKELKAFIESLGLEISALCGDLGGHGFQDKQQNKYKIEKSKRILDLAVELGTNIVTTHIGIIPSEDNPVYEEMQRACEELSQYANSMGAFFAIETGPEPAEHLKNFLNTLSGKGVSVNFDPANMVMVTGDDPVQGVITLQEYIVHTHVKDGVRYKEVDPREVYGFLGYEPMDHGKIAEMVSSGKVFREVPLGEGKVDFDAYFNVLQDIGYKGYLTIEREVGDQPETDIRKAVAFIQRYTS